A window from Micromonospora profundi encodes these proteins:
- a CDS encoding nucleotidyltransferase, with translation MQPPVHKHDRRETQMAERGDESLVHTLKKVAAVLKQSEIPFALGGSFAVYAHGGHSSDHDVDFLIREADVERSLEALVAAGFRAERPPEDWLVKVFDDERMVDLIHRPIETPVTEETFADTVVRPVDAIQMPVLSATQLMVHKLLSFSQHYCDFARGLPLARSLREQIDWERVRKETQHSPYAEAFLVLLDRLEVVPDSGTQAGEGTP, from the coding sequence ATCCAGCCGCCTGTCCACAAACATGACCGACGGGAGACCCAGATGGCCGAGCGCGGGGACGAGAGTCTGGTGCACACCCTCAAAAAGGTCGCCGCCGTGCTCAAGCAGTCCGAGATCCCGTTCGCCCTGGGCGGCAGCTTCGCCGTCTACGCGCACGGGGGCCACTCGAGCGATCACGACGTCGACTTCCTGATCCGTGAGGCCGACGTCGAACGGTCGCTGGAGGCCCTGGTGGCCGCCGGCTTCCGCGCCGAGCGCCCGCCGGAGGACTGGCTCGTCAAGGTCTTCGACGACGAGCGGATGGTCGATCTGATCCACCGGCCGATCGAGACACCGGTGACCGAGGAGACGTTCGCCGACACTGTCGTGCGTCCGGTGGACGCCATCCAGATGCCGGTCCTGTCCGCCACCCAGCTCATGGTGCACAAGTTGCTGAGCTTCTCCCAGCACTACTGCGACTTCGCCCGCGGCCTGCCACTGGCCCGGTCGCTGAGGGAGCAGATCGACTGGGAACGGGTACGCAAGGAGACACAGCACTCGCCGTACGCGGAAGCGTTCCTGGTGCTGCTGGACCGGCTGGAAGTGGTGCCGGACAGCGGCACCCAGGCAGGAGAGGGGACACCGTGA